Proteins encoded in a region of the Sphingomonas sp. HMP9 genome:
- the fliN gene encoding flagellar motor switch protein FliN, with product MNDMTGGFPPPSSFADAAVAANFRLLQDVDVKLTVEIGSTSLTLRELLALGESSVIELDRQANELLDVFVNGTLIGRGEVVTVGERFGVRMTELVSPDKSLVARG from the coding sequence ATGAACGACATGACCGGAGGCTTCCCGCCCCCGTCTTCCTTTGCCGATGCCGCGGTGGCCGCCAATTTCCGGCTGCTCCAGGATGTCGACGTCAAGCTGACCGTCGAGATCGGCTCGACCAGCCTGACGTTGCGCGAACTGCTCGCACTCGGCGAATCCAGCGTGATCGAGCTCGACCGGCAGGCCAACGAACTGCTCGACGTATTCGTCAACGGCACGCTGATCGGTCGCGGCGAAGTCGTCACGGTCGGCGAGCGGTTCGGCGTGCGGATGACCGAACTGGTCAGCCCCGACAAATCCCTCGTCGCGCGCGGCTGA
- a CDS encoding flagellar biosynthetic protein FliO, producing MLWTYILKLVVLLPLVCGLMFGCLYLWRKFESRMPGKPSTRLIGVKETMMISPGLRLAVIDFEGRRLLVSVGRGGVHLIDKVDA from the coding sequence ATGCTCTGGACCTATATCCTCAAGCTCGTCGTGCTGCTCCCGCTGGTCTGCGGGCTCATGTTCGGCTGCCTGTATCTGTGGCGCAAGTTCGAGAGCCGCATGCCGGGCAAGCCGTCGACCCGGCTGATCGGCGTCAAGGAAACGATGATGATCTCGCCGGGCCTGCGCCTCGCGGTGATCGATTTCGAGGGCCGCCGGCTGCTGGTCTCGGTCGGCCGCGGCGGCGTGCACCTGATCGACAAGGTCGACGCATGA
- the fliP gene encoding flagellar type III secretion system pore protein FliP (The bacterial flagellar biogenesis protein FliP forms a type III secretion system (T3SS)-type pore required for flagellar assembly.), whose amino-acid sequence MPAFAQAVPAPTPPAVGDAVDRALGQLGGQAAGNTGQSGSLSLSLQVLIIMGLLTVLPGILLMMTSFTRIIIVLAILRQALGLQQTPPNQVLLGLSLFLSFFIMAPTISQINTTAIQPYAAGQLAGTQMITTAGVPLHAFMVKQTRIKDVTMFAQIAKSGPYATPTDIPFSVLLPAFVTSELKTAFQIGFLIFLPFIVIDLVVATVLMSLGMAMLSPTIISMPFKLLLFVLVDGWALTMGSLANSFAT is encoded by the coding sequence ATGCCCGCCTTCGCACAGGCTGTCCCCGCCCCGACCCCGCCCGCCGTCGGCGACGCTGTCGATCGCGCGCTCGGGCAGCTCGGTGGTCAGGCCGCGGGCAATACCGGCCAGAGCGGCTCGCTGTCGCTTTCGCTGCAAGTCCTCATCATCATGGGGCTGCTCACGGTCCTGCCGGGTATCCTGCTGATGATGACCAGCTTCACGCGGATCATCATCGTGCTCGCGATCCTGCGCCAGGCGCTCGGGCTCCAGCAGACGCCGCCGAACCAGGTGCTGCTCGGGCTGTCGCTGTTCCTGAGCTTCTTCATCATGGCGCCGACGATCAGTCAGATCAACACGACCGCGATCCAGCCCTATGCCGCGGGGCAGCTGGCCGGCACGCAGATGATCACCACCGCAGGCGTGCCGCTCCACGCGTTCATGGTGAAGCAGACGCGGATCAAGGACGTGACGATGTTCGCGCAGATCGCCAAGTCCGGGCCCTATGCGACGCCGACCGACATCCCCTTCTCGGTCCTGCTGCCCGCCTTCGTCACGTCCGAGCTCAAGACCGCGTTCCAGATCGGCTTCCTGATCTTCCTCCCCTTCATCGTCATCGACCTCGTCGTCGCGACCGTGCTCATGTCGCTCGGCATGGCGATGCTCAGCCCGACGATCATCTCGATGCCGTTCAAGCTCCTCCTGTTCGTGCTCGTCGACGGCTGGGCGCTGACGATGGGCAGCCTCGCCAACTCGTTCGCGACCTGA
- the fliQ gene encoding flagellar biosynthesis protein FliQ, which translates to MDAQYFLTVANQTMWVLALASAPILIPALLAGLILGMIQAATSINEQTLSFVPKLVVVAVSILIFGSLILGLLSDFTIGIFERIPDLVK; encoded by the coding sequence ATGGACGCGCAATATTTCCTGACCGTCGCCAACCAGACGATGTGGGTGCTGGCGCTGGCCAGCGCGCCGATCCTGATCCCGGCGCTGCTCGCGGGACTGATCCTCGGCATGATCCAGGCGGCGACGTCGATCAACGAACAGACGCTGTCGTTCGTGCCCAAGCTGGTGGTCGTAGCGGTATCGATCCTGATCTTCGGCAGCCTGATCCTGGGATTGCTGAGCGATTTCACGATCGGCATATTCGAGCGTATTCCGGATCTGGTTAAGTGA
- the fliR gene encoding flagellar biosynthetic protein FliR, with product MLGFGLSIEPQLWALVFVMIRIGATFIAAPVFGNVSVPVTVRVTLSGAIGFLVLAAHPIVPPQTIFAVSTILSAAAEALVGLALGFVLQIAFAAPMIAAEVIGGAMGLGFASSIDPQNGKSSPALGQFFSIMLTLLFLSVDGHLILIDLLVKSYDVLPPGAAWIGVERLKAIAFFGGYAFLAGLLLALPVGFLLLCLNIVVGMLSRAAPSLNLFAVGLPASLAVGVITLAIAFPTMGDYMLVIVREGLAATENLVLADV from the coding sequence GTGTTGGGCTTCGGGCTCTCGATCGAGCCGCAACTGTGGGCGCTCGTGTTCGTGATGATCCGCATCGGCGCGACGTTCATCGCGGCGCCGGTGTTCGGCAACGTCTCGGTTCCCGTCACCGTGCGCGTCACGCTGTCGGGCGCGATCGGCTTTCTCGTGCTTGCGGCGCATCCGATCGTCCCGCCGCAGACCATCTTCGCGGTCTCCACCATACTCTCAGCCGCCGCCGAGGCGCTGGTCGGCCTCGCGCTCGGCTTCGTCCTCCAGATCGCGTTCGCCGCGCCGATGATCGCCGCCGAGGTGATCGGCGGCGCGATGGGGCTGGGGTTCGCCTCGTCGATCGATCCGCAGAACGGCAAATCGAGCCCCGCGCTCGGCCAGTTCTTCTCGATCATGCTGACGCTGCTGTTCCTGTCGGTCGACGGCCATCTGATCCTGATCGACCTGCTCGTGAAGAGCTATGACGTCCTGCCCCCCGGCGCGGCCTGGATCGGCGTCGAGCGGCTTAAGGCGATCGCGTTCTTCGGCGGGTACGCGTTTCTCGCCGGGCTGCTGCTGGCACTCCCGGTCGGCTTCCTGCTGCTCTGCCTCAACATCGTCGTCGGCATGCTGAGCCGCGCCGCGCCCTCGCTCAACCTGTTCGCGGTCGGCCTGCCCGCCAGCCTCGCGGTCGGCGTTATCACGCTGGCGATCGCGTTCCCGACGATGGGCGACTATATGCTCGTGATCGTCCGCGAAGGCCTCGCCGCAACCGAAAACCTGGTCCTCGCTGATGTTTGA
- the flhB gene encoding flagellar type III secretion system protein FlhB, whose amino-acid sequence MSEDSGEKTEAPTAKRKKDAVEKGDILKSRDFATALSMLAGVAWLIYAGPTLIAACKAIMTSSFQFTHADVEDFAPWRPLMEAGGKLAPSLITLFMVSIGAAILSQAGLGSLGFNGGLLAPKYSRVDPAAGLKRIFGSNGWIELGKSLLKVILLGTIGGWMLWKAAHSTMGLASSADLNQALSTLGGIFKGILIAMAFGLCAIAGIDLPIQIIRRLGKMRMSKQEVKDEHKSTEGNGEAKGQMRAKMRAMASGGLRKSVAEAHVVLTNPTHFAVALRYDRGKDQVPVVVAKGRGATALAIRELAGEGRVPILEYPSLARAVYYTSKEGQEVRDDLYTAIATVLAFVFGLNAAAGGTASGVQPFVTVPKDARFDENGMKQA is encoded by the coding sequence ATGTCTGAAGATTCGGGCGAAAAAACCGAAGCCCCAACCGCCAAGCGCAAGAAGGATGCGGTCGAGAAGGGCGACATCCTCAAGTCGCGCGATTTCGCGACCGCGCTGAGCATGCTCGCCGGCGTCGCCTGGCTGATCTACGCCGGCCCAACGCTGATCGCCGCGTGCAAGGCGATCATGACCTCGAGCTTCCAGTTCACGCATGCAGACGTCGAGGATTTCGCGCCCTGGCGACCGCTGATGGAAGCGGGCGGCAAGCTCGCACCATCGCTAATTACCTTGTTCATGGTCAGCATCGGCGCCGCGATCCTGAGCCAGGCGGGGCTTGGGTCGCTCGGGTTCAACGGTGGTCTGCTCGCCCCCAAATACAGCCGCGTCGATCCCGCCGCGGGTCTGAAGCGGATCTTCGGATCGAACGGCTGGATCGAGCTCGGCAAGTCGCTGCTGAAGGTGATCCTGCTCGGTACGATCGGCGGCTGGATGCTGTGGAAGGCGGCGCATTCGACGATGGGGCTCGCCTCGTCCGCGGATCTGAACCAAGCGCTGTCGACGCTCGGCGGGATCTTCAAGGGCATCCTGATCGCGATGGCGTTCGGGCTGTGCGCGATCGCGGGCATCGACCTGCCGATCCAGATCATCCGCCGCCTCGGCAAGATGCGGATGTCGAAGCAGGAGGTGAAGGACGAGCATAAGTCGACCGAGGGCAATGGCGAGGCGAAGGGCCAGATGCGTGCCAAGATGCGCGCGATGGCGAGCGGGGGCTTACGCAAATCGGTCGCGGAGGCGCATGTCGTGCTGACCAACCCGACGCATTTCGCCGTGGCGCTGCGCTATGATCGCGGCAAGGATCAGGTGCCGGTGGTGGTCGCCAAGGGCCGCGGCGCGACCGCGCTGGCGATCCGCGAACTGGCCGGCGAAGGCCGCGTACCGATCCTCGAATACCCTTCGCTCGCGCGCGCCGTCTATTACACGAGCAAGGAGGGGCAGGAGGTGCGCGACGACCTCTACACCGCGATCGCGACCGTGCTGGCCTTCGTCTTCGGACTGAACGCCGCCGCCGGTGGTACGGCAAGCGGGGTGCAACCCTTCGTCACCGTGCCGAAGGATGCGCGGTTCGACGAAAACGGCATGAAACAGGCCTAA
- the fliD gene encoding flagellar filament capping protein FliD, translating to MVTSTTSTTATPTPTPTPTPTPSAQNAVNDATQALLKNLSAGSGVDTGTLVTSLVSAQFAARTAALKTKSDTLTAQISGVGTLKSTMTGFSTALANLVKGGTLQTQPTSSNAAVLSATATSGAKLSGLSSAITVTRLATGQVARTTTAVADRTADLGTGALTLTIGSAKPVSIDVGNGSIDSIAAAINAAKTGVTASVVTDANGGAYLSVKGATGSANAFTLKGATGDALDIGGNATKTSLVSTAQNAQLTVDGIAVERASNTVGDLVTGVVLQLNAVSTAPVSLTSTASTDALTQAVNDVVTTYNEVLKTITEQTDPITGNLRADPAAKSLLRSLQALVSKPLVGGATAGLPRSLSEIGVATNTDGTLRVDSALLAKQLAANPDTVESMFAPSGTNALGLSATLTALTTSATSTLTGLGASTVRYTAAEADVAKQQDKVTDQSAQLTTRLTQQYASMNSRVSAYKSTQTFLTNQIAAWNKDS from the coding sequence ATGGTAACATCGACCACCAGCACGACGGCCACGCCGACCCCCACGCCTACGCCTACGCCTACGCCCAGCGCGCAGAACGCCGTCAACGACGCGACTCAGGCGCTGCTCAAGAACCTCAGCGCAGGCTCGGGCGTCGATACCGGCACGCTGGTCACGTCGCTCGTCTCCGCGCAGTTCGCCGCCCGGACGGCGGCGCTGAAGACCAAATCCGACACGCTCACCGCGCAGATCTCGGGCGTCGGCACGCTGAAAAGCACGATGACCGGCTTTTCGACCGCGCTCGCCAACCTGGTGAAGGGCGGGACGTTGCAGACGCAGCCGACCAGCTCGAACGCCGCCGTCCTGTCCGCCACCGCGACGTCGGGCGCCAAATTGTCGGGGCTATCCTCCGCCATCACGGTCACGCGCCTCGCCACCGGGCAGGTCGCGCGCACGACGACCGCCGTCGCGGATCGTACCGCCGACCTTGGCACCGGCGCGCTGACGCTCACGATCGGCAGCGCGAAGCCGGTCTCGATCGATGTCGGCAATGGCAGCATCGATTCAATCGCCGCCGCGATCAACGCCGCGAAGACCGGCGTCACCGCCTCGGTCGTCACCGACGCGAACGGCGGCGCGTATCTTTCGGTCAAGGGCGCGACCGGCAGCGCCAACGCCTTCACGCTGAAGGGCGCGACCGGCGACGCGCTCGATATCGGCGGCAATGCGACAAAGACTAGCCTCGTCTCCACCGCGCAGAACGCGCAGCTGACCGTCGACGGGATCGCCGTCGAACGCGCGAGCAACACGGTCGGCGATCTCGTCACCGGCGTCGTGCTGCAGCTCAACGCCGTGTCGACCGCCCCCGTTTCGCTCACCAGCACCGCGTCGACAGACGCGCTGACGCAAGCGGTCAACGATGTCGTCACGACCTATAACGAGGTGCTGAAAACCATCACCGAACAGACCGATCCGATCACCGGCAACCTCCGCGCGGATCCTGCTGCGAAATCGCTGCTCCGGTCCTTGCAGGCGCTGGTGTCGAAGCCGCTGGTCGGGGGCGCGACCGCGGGCCTTCCGCGGTCGCTGTCGGAGATCGGCGTCGCGACCAACACCGACGGTACGCTGCGAGTCGATTCGGCCCTGCTCGCCAAACAGCTGGCGGCGAACCCCGACACGGTCGAATCGATGTTCGCGCCGTCGGGGACCAATGCGCTCGGCCTGTCCGCGACGCTGACGGCGTTGACCACCAGCGCGACCAGCACGCTGACCGGTCTCGGCGCATCGACCGTGCGCTACACGGCGGCGGAGGCGGACGTCGCCAAGCAGCAGGACAAAGTCACCGACCAGTCGGCACAGCTGACCACGCGCCTGACGCAGCAATATGCCAGCATGAATTCGCGCGTGTCGGCGTATAAATCGACGCAGACCTTCCTCACCAACCAGATCGCAGCGTGGAACAAGGATTCGTGA
- a CDS encoding flagellar export chaperone FliS — MTYASTLTRDPFATYRQIDAVGRTATADGPALVQLLYKELVAALRAAAWACEKRKFAIKSERITRATAILFALEAGLDFEKGGQVSETLARLYGGARKTVINASLGHDPQPFRDSADMLDEIAQAWRTASAA, encoded by the coding sequence GTGACCTACGCCTCGACGCTCACGCGCGATCCGTTCGCGACCTATCGCCAGATCGACGCGGTCGGCCGTACCGCCACCGCGGACGGACCTGCGCTCGTCCAATTGCTCTACAAGGAACTGGTCGCGGCCCTGCGCGCGGCCGCCTGGGCCTGTGAGAAACGCAAGTTCGCGATCAAGAGCGAGCGCATCACGCGCGCCACCGCCATTCTCTTCGCGCTCGAAGCCGGCCTCGATTTCGAAAAAGGCGGCCAGGTCTCGGAAACGCTCGCCCGGCTGTACGGCGGCGCGCGCAAGACGGTGATCAACGCCTCGCTCGGCCATGACCCACAGCCGTTCCGCGACTCCGCCGACATGCTCGACGAGATCGCGCAGGCCTGGCGGACCGCCAGCGCGGCGTAG
- a CDS encoding CorA family divalent cation transporter: MSGFAFRIVDGEATRVDVKEALAGTADLVWVHLSTTAEHAQTWLRDEAELLEYVVDALTATETRPRCEAVGDGAFVNLRGRSKEELDTSDMLASVRIWAVKGRVYSVTRKPLIAVGEVEKMVERGEIRDPGDLIAAFATAITADLDPDVATLGDELDDCEEQLDANRVFELRRAVSKVRVAAIGYKRFLSPQRAALEKLAALPGDWLADDDRLHLAAAADRAARMAEELESIRERSALIHETLTDLRAEQIDNRSLIISIAAMVFLPLTFLTGLYGMNVKGLPYAEEPWAFDAIAAACVVIAVGVIGYFTMRHWFRR, encoded by the coding sequence TTGCGTTCCGGATCGTCGATGGCGAGGCGACGCGCGTCGACGTCAAGGAAGCGCTTGCCGGCACCGCCGACCTCGTCTGGGTGCATCTGTCGACGACCGCCGAGCATGCGCAGACCTGGCTCCGCGACGAGGCCGAGCTGCTCGAATATGTCGTCGACGCGCTGACCGCGACGGAGACCCGGCCGCGGTGCGAGGCCGTCGGCGACGGCGCGTTCGTCAATTTGCGCGGGCGGTCGAAGGAGGAGCTCGACACCTCCGACATGCTAGCCTCGGTGCGGATCTGGGCCGTGAAGGGCCGGGTCTACTCCGTGACGCGCAAACCGTTGATCGCGGTCGGCGAGGTCGAAAAGATGGTCGAGCGCGGCGAGATTCGCGACCCGGGCGACCTGATCGCGGCGTTCGCGACCGCGATCACCGCCGACCTCGATCCCGACGTGGCGACGCTCGGCGACGAGCTCGACGATTGCGAGGAACAGCTCGACGCCAACCGCGTGTTCGAACTGCGCCGCGCGGTCAGCAAGGTGCGCGTGGCGGCGATCGGCTATAAACGCTTCCTCAGCCCGCAACGCGCGGCGCTGGAGAAGCTGGCCGCGCTGCCCGGCGACTGGCTGGCGGACGACGACCGGCTGCATCTGGCGGCGGCGGCGGACCGTGCGGCGCGGATGGCGGAGGAGCTCGAATCGATCCGCGAACGCTCGGCGCTGATCCACGAGACTCTGACCGACCTGCGCGCCGAACAGATCGACAACCGCTCGCTGATCATCTCGATCGCGGCGATGGTGTTCCTGCCGCTGACGTTCCTCACCGGCCTGTACGGCATGAACGTGAAGGGCCTGCCCTATGCCGAGGAACCCTGGGCATTCGACGCGATCGCGGCCGCCTGCGTCGTGATTGCAGTGGGCGTGATCGGGTATTTCACCATGCGGCACTGGTTCCGCCGGTAG